CAAGTGACTGAACGGATGTTGTTGCTCGGCAATGAAGCCATGGCCCACGGCCTCGTGGAGGCGGGATGCAGCGTGGTGGCCTCGTATCCTGGTACCCCCGCATCGGAGATTCTTTCCGGCGTGGCGCAGTGGCAGGCGCGCTACCGGCTCCCGATGCACGTGGAGTGGGCAGTGAACGAAAAGGTGGCCCTTGAGATAGCCTACGCGGCATCCCAGGCGGGGCTCAGGGCTGCGACCGCCATGAAGCAGGTGGGGCTGAACGTTGCCTCCGATCCGTTCATGAGTGCCGCTTATCTGGGGGTAAAGGGGGGCTTCCTGGTCATCAGTGCCGACGACCCCGGACCCCACTCATCCCAAACCGAGCAGGACAGCCGGCTCATGGCCATGAGCGCCAAGGTGCCGGTGCTGGACCCCGATTCGCCGGAACAGGCCCTTGAGTTGGTTAAGACAGGGTTCGAGCTTTCCGAGGCGTTTCAGGTGCCGGTCATGCTCCGCCCCACAACCAGGGTCTGTCACGCAAACCAAGACATCCTTCCCGGCCCCGTGGCTCCTTCAGAGCGCAAGGCACTCTTCGAGAAAAATCCGGCTCGCTGGGCCGCGACCCCCAATTTCCGGCACCGGCTTCATCTGGAGCTTGAGGAGAAACTGGCACGGATCGCTGCCTGGGAGCCCACTGCGCCACGGCTCTTCAATCCGGCCGCGACTGCCCCCCGGGCCATAGTCGCCGCTGGAGTAGCTGCGGCCCACGCCCGTGAAGTGCTGCGCGATCTGGGGCTCCAGGATACTCTCCCCCTCTGGCAGGTGGTGCAGCCGTACCCGCTCCATTCCGGCTTTATAACCGACATCCTTGAAAAGTACGACGACATCCTGGTACTCGAAGAAACTGCCGGCATCATGGAATTGCAGCTTGCCGACCGGTATCGGGTAAAGGGGAAGTGTTCCGGGTTCGTTCCTGTGGTGGGCGAGCTGTCATCAGAGAAAATCGCGGGGATTATCGCCGCCTTTGCCGGGATTCCGGCCGAGGAACCGCCAGTGCCCCCGGCCGGAGGCGGGCGGCGGCCGACCCTTTGCCCCGGATGCCCTCACCGGGCCAGCTTCTACGCCATCAAACGGGCCGCTCCCAAGGGAATCTACCCGTCCGATATCGGCTGCTACACCCTGGGCACCAACCTGGGAGGGGTTGACACCGTCCTCTGCATGGGGGCCGCGGTTTCCCAGGCGGCCGGCTTCTACCAGGCCTATAGGCTTGGGGGCGAGGTTCCCGATATCGTTGCCACCATCGGCGATTCCACGTTCTTCCATGCCGGCATTCCGCCCCTCATCGACGCCGTTGTCCAGGATGCCCGTTTCGTTCTCGTGATTCTCGACAATGCCACCACCGCCATGACCGGCAACCAGCCGACCCCCGCACTCGGATGGGGGGCAGGTGGCGTCCCCACGGCCACGGTTGACATGGAGGGGATTGTCAAGGCCTGCGGGGTGAAGTTCTGCAAAACCGGCCGCCCCGGCGATCTTCCGGCGTTTACCTCCCTTGTGAAGGAGGCGGTTGCCTTTGCCCGCACCGAGGGGCTTGCCGTGGTCATCGCCCGCCAGCCCTGCGTGGTGGACCGGACCTTCAAAGGGGAGCGCCCGCCGAGGCGCAAGGTTGGCATCAGCAATGACTGCAACAGCTGCCGCTACTGCGTTGACCAGTTCGAATGCCCGGCCCTGGTCTATGACGAAGAACGGAAGCGGGTCGTGATCGATACCCTCATCTGCACGGATTGCGGAGTCTGCATCGATGTCTGCCCGCGGATGGCGATAGAGGAGGTGGGGCAATGAGCGGTCAGCAACTCATCATTAGCGGCGTCGGAGGCCAGGGGATACTGTTCCTGACGCGCATCCTCGCCGAAGCCGCCATGGGCGAAGGGATGCGCGTCATGACCTCGGAAACCCACGGCATGGCCCAGCGGGGCGGCGTAGTGATCTCCCACCTGAAGGCGGGGGATTTCGCCAGCCCCCTGGTAAGGCCGGGTCGTGCCGACGGCCTCATTGCCATGAAGGAGGAAAATGTCGCGCTTCATAGCCATTTCCTCCGCCCCGGCGGCTGGATCGTCGTGAACGCCAGGACTGCGCCGACCGGCCTCGACGGCCACCCGGTCCATACCATTGATGCCGATGCCCTTTCCCTGGAGATCGGCAACCCCCAATCCCTTAACCTGATCCTCCTCGGTTTTGCCCTGGCGCGGCTCGCCGTCGGCGGCGACCTCTTCTGCACGGCCGACCAAGTCATCGAGACCGTCGAAAGGCGCCTGGTCGAA
The nucleotide sequence above comes from Geobacter benzoatilyticus. Encoded proteins:
- a CDS encoding thiamine pyrophosphate-dependent enzyme, producing MRQVTERMLLLGNEAMAHGLVEAGCSVVASYPGTPASEILSGVAQWQARYRLPMHVEWAVNEKVALEIAYAASQAGLRAATAMKQVGLNVASDPFMSAAYLGVKGGFLVISADDPGPHSSQTEQDSRLMAMSAKVPVLDPDSPEQALELVKTGFELSEAFQVPVMLRPTTRVCHANQDILPGPVAPSERKALFEKNPARWAATPNFRHRLHLELEEKLARIAAWEPTAPRLFNPAATAPRAIVAAGVAAAHAREVLRDLGLQDTLPLWQVVQPYPLHSGFITDILEKYDDILVLEETAGIMELQLADRYRVKGKCSGFVPVVGELSSEKIAGIIAAFAGIPAEEPPVPPAGGGRRPTLCPGCPHRASFYAIKRAAPKGIYPSDIGCYTLGTNLGGVDTVLCMGAAVSQAAGFYQAYRLGGEVPDIVATIGDSTFFHAGIPPLIDAVVQDARFVLVILDNATTAMTGNQPTPALGWGAGGVPTATVDMEGIVKACGVKFCKTGRPGDLPAFTSLVKEAVAFARTEGLAVVIARQPCVVDRTFKGERPPRRKVGISNDCNSCRYCVDQFECPALVYDEERKRVVIDTLICTDCGVCIDVCPRMAIEEVGQ
- a CDS encoding indolepyruvate oxidoreductase subunit beta; protein product: MSGQQLIISGVGGQGILFLTRILAEAAMGEGMRVMTSETHGMAQRGGVVISHLKAGDFASPLVRPGRADGLIAMKEENVALHSHFLRPGGWIVVNARTAPTGLDGHPVHTIDADALSLEIGNPQSLNLILLGFALARLAVGGDLFCTADQVIETVERRLVEKGKLRDASLRALRLGMERARG